In Parabacteroides timonensis, the genomic stretch GCGAACGGATGTTCCATCAGAAAGGGATGGCAGGTTTTACCTTGCGTCCGGGACGTGCAGTATTGGAGATACAGGGAAAATTGTATAATCCGACTCCGGTTCCACAGACCTTCCTTTGGTGGGCCAACCCGGCAGTTGCCGTAAATGATGCCTATCAATCGGTATTTCCTGCCGATGTAAACGCCGTTTTCGATCATGGAAAACGGGATGTTTCGCGTTACCCGATTGCTACGGGCACTTACTATAAGATGGACTATTCGGCAGGCGTGGATATTTCCCGTTACAAGAATATCCCGGTTCCTACCTCTTATATGGCGATCCGTTCCAAATATAACTTTGTGGGAGGCTATGAGAACGATACCCGTGCCGGTGTCCTGCATGTGGCGAACCATCACATCTCACCGGGCAAAAAGCAGTGGACCTGGGGGAACGGCGATTTCGGACAAGCCTGGGACCGCAACCTGACGGATACCGACGGCCCTTATATCGAACTGATGACCGGTGTCTACACCGACAACCAGCCCGACTTCACCTGGCTGCAACCTTACGAAGAAAAAACATTCACCCAGTACTTCATGCCTTATCGCGAACTGGGTGTCGTGAAGAACGCCTCTTCCGATCTTCTGATGAACATAGAACCCGATGGAAAGGGCACTTTATTAAAAATATTTGCCACTTCGGTACAGAAGGATTTGCATATTACCATCGAAAAAGCAGGGGAGATCTGTCTCGATATTACCCGTGATATCACCCCCGAAAATGTACTGGAGGAGTTTGTCCCTGTCGACAGTCTGTGCGATGTGAAGGTTTGTATCTGTAATGCAAAAGGCAAACAGGTATTGACATGGGAACCTGAACCCGATGTGATCAAAGAAGTTCCCGAACCTGCGAAAGCAGCACTCGATCCGGCAGATGTACGGACTACCGAACAACTCTACCTGACCGGTCTGCATCTGGAACAGTATCGCCATGCCACCTATTCGGCTACGGATTATTATCGGGAGGCCATCCGCCGCGATCCGACCGATGTACGCAATAATAATGCAATGGGCTTGTGGCTGATCCGCAAAGGACAGTTTGCCCAGGCAGAACCTTATCTGCGTCAGGCGGTGAAGACATTGACCGAGCGGAATCCGAATCCGTATGACGGCGAACCGTTATACAACCTGGGTCTCTCCCTGAAATATCAGGGAAAGAATGAAGAAGCATACGACTTTTTCTATAAAGCTTGTTGGAATGCAGCCTGGCAGGATGCCGGTTATTATTCTCTCGCTCAATTATCAGCCGCAAAAGGAGAGTGGGAGGAAGCTCTTTATGAAATAGATAAATCCTTGCTCCGCAACTGGCATAACCTGCGGGGACGTCATTTGAAGGCTATTATTCTTCGTCACTTGGGACGAAACGATGAGGCGATTGCGTTGATCGACGAATCGTTGCGTATCGACCGTTTCAATTTTGGTTGCGGCTTTGAAAAGTCTCTGATAACCGGGAACGATTCCGATCTGAAAACATTGGTCGCTTTGATGCGTTCGGAAGGACATAATTATAGCGAGTTGGCACTCGATTATGCATCGGCAGGTTGCTGGGAAGAAGCATTGCAGGTGGCTGAGACGGCTATCGATTTACAGGTTGCCGATCAGACGATGTTACATTATTATAAGAGTTGGTTCCTGATCCGTCTGGATCGGAAAAAAGAGGCTTTGGCGGCAATCCGTGAGGCTGAACAGCAAATTCCCGACTGCTGTTTCCCGAATACGTTGGAAGCTATTCTGGCTCTCCAGGCCGTGATTGATTTTGCAGCCGAGGCTCCGAAAGCATTGTATTACCTGGGCAATTTGTGGTACGACAAACGTCAGTATCCGGAAGCGATTGCTTGTTGGGAAGCTTCGAAGAAACAGGATGAAACATTTCCGACCGTATTGCGTAACCTTTCGCTGGCTTATTTCAATAAACTGAATAAACAGGAAGAAGCAGTTGTTTTATTGGAGAAGGCTTTTGCCCTCGATCCGACCGACGCCCGTATTTTGATGGAGCTCGACCAACTGTATAAACGCTTGAACCGTCCGCATGCCGATCGGCTGGCTTTCCTGGATAAACACAAAGAAGTCGCTTTCGAGCGCGATGACCTGTATCTGGAATATGTAACCTTACTCAACCAGCTTGGACAGTATGAAGAAGCCATCCGAAGGATCGATACCCGCCAGTTCCATCCGTGGGAAGGGGGAGAAGGAAAAGTCCCTGCCCAATATCAGCTTGCCCGCGTAGAGTTGGTGAAGCAATTGTTGTCGGAAGAAAAATATCAGGATGCATTGAACCTGATAGAAGAATGTTTCGTCTATCCGCATAACTTTGGAGAAGGGAAACTGTACGGTGCCCAGGAGAATGATTTCAATTATTATAAAGCTTGTGCTTTGCAGGGATTGGGACGCAATGAAGAAGCAACCGAATTATTCCTCAAAGCCAGTGTCGGAAACAGTCAGCCTGCCGCCGCTATGTATTACAACGACCAGAAGCCGGATAAGATATTCTATCAAGGATTGGCATTGCGTAAACTGGGGCGTGAAGACGAGGCACGTGGTCGCTTCAACAATCTGATCTCCTATGGTGAAAAGCATGTATACGATGTCTTTAAGATGGATTACTTCGCCGTATCCCTGCCGGACCTGCAGATTTGGGAAGACGATATGAACAAAAAGAACCGTATCCACTGCAATTACCTGATGGCATTAGGTCATCTGGGCTTGGGAGATACCGAAAAAGCAATGAAGTATTTCGATATTGCTGCCGAAATGGATAATAACCATCAGGGAGTACAGATACATCGGGAAATGATTTAATTATAGAAAAAGATGAGTTTTTTTATGAGGTTCCGCCTCATGCCGCAGGCTCTCTTTTGCCGTCGGTTTTTAACCGACGGATAGATTAAATGTTCCGGCTTTGCCGGATTCCTCTGTGGGTTTTAACCCCATTGATACATAATGGTAGTCCCTGTTTTAAAGGGGCTTAAGCCCACATAGGAAGAGGCTTTGCCTCCTGATTATTAGTCCGTCAGCTGAAGCAGACGGCAAAAGAAAGCCTACGGCACAAGGCAAAGCCTTGTTGAAGACAATGACATGAATAGGCTCAAACCTGATAATAACTGTCACTTGTCAACTTCAGAAATGTTTCATTTCTGACAATAACCAAATTACTAAAATAATAAAATATGCTGAAGCAGTTTCTATTTGTATGTATATCTCTGATGGCATTTTCTGCTTGTAGGGAAACATCGCCGGTGATATCTTTAGCTGGAGAATGGCAGTTTGCGATGGATAGTACCGATGTTGGTGTATCGGAGAAATGGTTCGCTCGTTCGTTTGATGATAAAATCCAATTACCAGGAACGACAGATGAGGCAGGATATGGTGTTCCGAACGCCTTGCTGCCTTCTATCGGTAAGCCGCAGATACTTCATCTTACCCGTAAAAACAGTTATGTCGGTCCGGCATGGTATTCGCGTGAAGTGACGATTCCATCGGACTGGAAAGACAAATCCATCGAACTAAAGCTGGAACGTGTTATTTGGCAAACAAGGGTATGGGTAGATGGGAATCCCGTGTCCGGTAGCTGTGAGAGCCTGATCAGCCCTCATGTCTTCGATTTGACAGAGTACCTGACACCTGGAAAACATAAGTTAACTGTTCGCGTCGATAACCGGAAACAACACGATATCTCTGTCAACGACATGGCACATGCCTACACCAACGAAACACAGATCATGTGGAACGGCATCATCGGTGAAATTTCTCTTATGGCAAAAGAGGCCCTTTCCATCGAAGATTTACAAGTGTATCCGGACGTTTTCGGCAAACAAGTGCATGTGAAGGGTAAGATTAGTAATCGTGGAGAGACTACAAAAGGTATTTTGCAGGCAGTAGTGCAAAAACAGAAGAATAACCCTATTACAACCGTAACACGTGATATGGAATTCCCGTCGGGAGAAACATTATTGGATATCACCTGTCCGATGGGTGATTCGATGGAGGTTTGGAATGAGTTCACTCCGACATTATACCAATTGGATCTAAAGGTAGAAGCCGGTTCGGTGAAAGCCGGGCGAAGCACAAAGTTCGGTATGCGTGAATTCAGGCATAATCAATCGGATCTGTTGTTGAACGGCAATAAAGCCTTTTTGCGTGGAACACTCGAGTGTTGCATTTTCCCGCTTACCGGTCGTCCGCCAATGGAACCCGAGGGATGGAAGAAGGTCTTTTTGACGGCTCGCGAATGGGGGTTAAACCATCTGCGTTTCCACTCCTGGTGTCCGCCGGAAGCCGCTTTTCAGGTTGCCGACTCTTTAGGTTTTTATCTGCAGGTAGAACTTCCTCTCTGGTCGTTGAAAGTGGGACAGGATCAGAAAACAAATGAGTATCTGTATGCTGAAGCCGACCGTATCCTGTCGGAATACGGCAATCATCCCTCTTTCTGCTTCCTGAGTCTGGGGAATGAACTGCAACCGGATTTCAACTTCCTCTCTCAGTTGTTGAGTTATGTTAAAGAGAAAGATCCGCGTCATTTATATACAACCACCTCTTTCACTTTCGAACGTGGGCACGGAGACTGGCCTGAACCGAACGACGATTTCTTTATCACGCAATGGACTAAAAAAGGATGGGTACGTGGTCAGGGAGTATTCGATACGGAGTCCCCTTCATTCGACAAGGATTATGTAGCCTCTGTCGAGGGAATGACGGTTCCGTTGATCACCCATGAGGTCGGTCAATATTCGGTATATCCGAACCTGAAAGAGATCGAAAAATATACCGGCGTACTCGATCCTCTGAACTTTAAAGGAGTAAAACAGGAACTGGAAAAGAAAGGCCTGTTGGATAAAGCTGACGATTACTTGAAAGCTTCCGGTTACCTGGCAGCCATTCTATATAAAGAAGAGATCGAACGTGCGATGAAAACGGCCGGATGTAGTGGTTTCCAGCTTCTCGACCTACATGATTTCCCAGGGCAGAGTACGGCTTTGGTAGGGTTGTTGGATGCATTTTGGGATAGTAAAGGCGTAACCGATGCGGAAACATTCCGTCAGGCCAGTTCTCCTGTATCTCCTTTGGTACGTTTTCCGAAAGCTGTTTATACTACTAACGAGTCTTTTGTCGCGGCGGTAGAGATTGCTAATTTTACAGATAAAGAATTGAAAGATCAATCCGTATCTTGGTTGTTGAAAGATGATAAAGGAAAAGTGGTGAATAAAGGAATAATAACCTGTCCGTCACTTGCCATCGGATTGAACAAGCTGCCTGAAACGATCGATAGCCCACTGGATCAGTCTGCGGCAACCCGGTTAACCTTGTCCGTAGTTTTGGATAATACTCCTTACAAAAATGAATGGAGTATCTGGGTATATCCGGCCCGGTTGGACTTGGATAAGGGAGATATCGTCGTTACGCGTGACAAGAATGAAGCCGGGAAAGCATTAGCCGGAGGAAAGAAAGTCTTGTACAATCCGGACTATAAGAAAACGGTGGGATTGGAAGGAAAATTTGTTCCGGTATTCTGGAGCCCTGTACATTTCCCGAAGCAGGCCGGTTCAATGGGTATTTTGTGTGATGCCGGCCACCCTGCATTCGGAAATTTCCCGACAGGTAATTATACCGACTGGCAATGGTGGTCGTTACTGAAACAATCGAAGACAGTTGTTTTAGACAGCCTGCCTGCTGTCACTCCGCTGATCGAAGTAGTCGATAACTTCGCCAACAACCGTCGGTTATCCAACTTGTTTGAGACCAAAGTAGGAGAAGGCAAACTGATATTCTGCTCTATGGACTTGTTGTCCGACTGGGCACAACGTCCTGAAGCGCGACAGTTATATTTCAGCCTGCTTGAATACATGAAAAGCGATGCATTCAACCCTTCATCAGCGATGGAATCGAGTGTTTTATCTCGATTGCATACAGATAAAACGTATTCAGGTGCAATGAAACCGGAAGATATTTACTGATTTATTCATTGTTGCCGATTGCATTTCAAAATGTATAGCGTATATGGAGGTGATAATGTTGTTTTTTAAATAGATAGTCCATTTATGGAAAGTAAGAATTAAAAGATATAGTGGAAAAGGAGTAGTTAAAAGGCTTCTTTGTATATTGAATATTGGATATATTGTGCATATTTGTGCAATAAGCAATTCTATTGCGTAAGTTTGAGTGTGTGATGTGTGTGTTGTGAATGCATCATAATATAGTCCATCATATAATTATTTTATCTATTTGTTGCTTTAAGCTAATCGCGTTACTTTACGGTATCCTTAAGTCCGGATTTGATTAGAATTTTTGGAAGAAGAATGTTTGGGTTATCAGAGACTAGTATTAATTAAATCACTTTAGTATTATGAAAATTATTGAAATTAATGAGAGAGGGAAATATTTTCATTCCCTGTTTGGACATAAAGCTGTCCGACTGTTATTGGCAGCCTCTCTCCAATGCGGTTTATTTATTCCTTATGCTTTGGGGGATAATAATTTGCAGATTAGTATAATGAATCAAGATGGGAATGTGAGTGGTATAGTTCGTGATGCGACAGGAATGCCTTTAATCGGAGTTTCTGTTGTGGTAAAAGGAACGATGCAGGGAGTTGTTACCGATTTAGATGGGAAATTTAACCTGGAAGTTCCACGAGGTAGTGTTTTGGTTTTCTCTTATATAGGAATGCAATCGGTTGAGGTAAATGTGACCGGTCAAAAAGACTTGAATATTGTTATGAAAGAAAACTCGGAAGCGATAGATGAGGTTGTGGTAATTGGTTATGGCACGGTAAAGAAAAGTAATTTATCTGGTGCCGTATCTTCTGTGTCTTCCAAAGACCTGCAAAAACTACCGGCAGCCAATCTGAGCCAGGCTTTACAGGGGAATGCTCCGGGAGTATATACCTTGCAGAGCGATCGAAATCCGGGGGCCGGGGTTACAATGAATATTCGTGGTAACAACTCATTTTCCGGTGGTGACCCTCTTTTTATTGTCGATGGTTTTCCTATTGCCTCCGATGGTGGTGTAAATGCAATTAATCCTAATGATATTGAGTCGGTAAGTATTTTGAAAGATGCCTCTTCTACTGCTATCTATGGTGCACGTGCTGCTAACGGTGTAGTTCTGATTACAACAAAATCTGGAAAAGTAGGCAAACCGGTATTGGAAGTAAATGCTTTCTGTGGAATAAAATATTTTGACAATCCTATTGAAATGATGGATGCTCAGCAATTTGCCCAGTTGCGTCGCGATTCTTATATAATGGATGGCATTGAGATGCCGTCAAATGCTTTTCTCCCGGCAGAGCAACAAATGTTGGATAGTGGTCGTAGTACGAACTGGTGGAAAGAAGTTACAGGCCAGGCTCGTCTGACACAAAGCTATCAGGTATCTTACAGTTCCGGTACAGAAACGACAAAAGTGCATGTCGGAGCAGGTTTCTTTGACGAGCAAGGTATAGTCAATAACACTGGATTTAAACGAGGTAGCTTACGTTTTAATGCTTCCCAGAAATTTGGGGAACGCGTGACTATTTCGACTTATAACAATATTAGCCTGATGGCTAAAAAAGGAACGAATGGTACCAATGTCCTGTTCCCTGCTATGGTAGGAAACCCTATGTCGCCGGTGAAGAATGAGGAAGGAGAATATTATGCCATGATACAGAGTGCCTTGGGAACACCGCGTGCTAATCCGGCTGCGTTTTCTGAATTGCCGAAAATCAATGAGATAGAGCCTCTTATTAACACTTCTTTGGCTCTGGAAGTTAAATTAATAGATGGGATGACTTTGAAAACACAATTATCCGGTGAGTTAGACAGTTGGAGAAAGAATCTTTATAACCCGCGTTCAATTAGTGCGCAAGATGAAGCGAACGGGCGTATCAGCGACGGTTATGCTGAAATCACATCCTCTGTAAATTATAACTGGATAAGTGAAACGACATTGATGTATAATAAGACATTTAATGAAATACATAATATTGATGCCGTATTAGGGTTTTCTGCTCAACAAAATCGTTGGGAAACAGTGACGGCTTCGGCTTCCGGTTTTGCCAGTGATGTGTATGAAACTTATAACCTGGGGGCTGGTTCTGCTGCTGCACGCAAACCTTCTTCCGAATTGAAAGAATGGAGTATGGTTTCATATATCGGAAGAGTTGTGTATACATTGAGGGATAAATATATCCTGACAGGAAATATGCGTATTGACGGTTCATCCCGTTTCGGTGCCGATAATAAATATGGCTATTTTCCCAGTGGTGCCGTTGCATGGAAGATTTCGGAAGAAGATTTTATGAAGGATCTCGATTGGATATCCGATATGAAAGTCCGGGCTAGTTATGGATTATCCGGTAACGCAAATGCTCTTGCTCCTTATCAGACGTTATCGAAGCTGGACTATGGTAATTATAATTTTAACGGATCGGAAGCCTCCGGATATTACGAGTCGAAAATGCCTTCCTCTAATCTGAAGTGGGAAACGACCCGTCAATTGGACTTAGGTCTGGACGTTTCGGTTCTCAACCGGCGCCTGAACGTTACTTTGGATTATTATTCAAAGAATACAAAAGACCTGATACGTGAAATCGAAATTCCTGCCTTGGCCGGTTTCCCGAGTACCTTTGCCAATATGGGTAACCTGCAGAACAGAGGTTTTGAATTAGGCATCAACTCCATTAACCTGGATGGTGAATTTACTTGGAAGACATCGTTTATGATCGCAGCGAATAAGAATAAGCTGACTTCTCTAGGGGATGGCTCTGAAAAGATCGGTACAACACATTGGGTAGGAAAACCGCTTAGCATAGGTAATCGCTATATGATTCAGGCAGATGGTATCTGGCAAAAAGGCCAGGAGGAAGAGGCTGCTAAATATGGTTCGGTTCCTGGTGATGTAAGATATGTAGACCAGAATAAAGATGGCCAGATCAATGATGACGACCGTGTGTTTATCGGGTCTTATTATCCTAATTTTTACGGTTCGATGACAAATGATTTTGCGTATAAGAATTTCGACCTGAGTGTGTTTATGACTTTCGAACAGGGACGTGATATTTATAATGGAAACAATTATATCCTGTTGTCGGGCGCCGGTGCAGATAATAACCGTATAGAGATGCTGGATCGTTGGTCGCCCACCAATCCAAGTGCTAAGTATCCGAGAGCCTCGTCTACCGGTAAAAACAGATTAAGTACGACAACCAGTGAATTTCTGGAAGATGGAAGTTATTTGAAGATTAAAAATATTACTCTTGGATATACGGTTCCGACAAGTGCTATTTCCCATTTGGGTATGTCTTATTTGAGAGTATATGCTTCTGTTAGTAATCCGTTTACTTTTACGGGTTATACAGGTATGGATCCGGAAGATGGAGATATTGGGAATAATGACAGAAACAGCTCTTATCCTATTACAACTACTTATATGTTGGGTTTGCAACTGAAATTCTAACTTTAAATACTATACAGACATGAAAAAGATAATTAAATATATTCTCCCGGCCTGCGCATTGATACTTACTTCATGTGACAGCTTTTTAGAAGAGGAGCCACGTTCTTTCCTCTCACCGGATAATTTTTATCAGACAGCTGACGATCTTAATGCCGGTCTAAGTGCTGTATACCGTGCACCTCAGGATCGTTATTCCAGAAACTGGGCTGGACCTTGTTGGTTCGAGTGGGGGACAGATATTGAAGAAATAACAGAGAAATCAACTTGGGCTCATCATAATGAAATAGCTCGACTCCCGTCAACATTCAATGCTTCTTCGAGTATTCCAGATGATTTTTGGCAATCTATTTATAATCATATAAAAGATGACAATAATTTGTTAAAAGCAATTCCGAATGTTTCTATTAGCGAAGAAGAACAAAAATTCATAGAAGGGCAGGCGCGTGCTTTAAGAGCTTTCCTTTACTTTGATGCGGTAAGAGTTTTTAATGGAGTGCCTTTACTTTTAGAGTCCAGTACGGATATCAATTATTTGAAAACTGTATCTCGTGCTACTCCGGAAGAGGTATATGATGCTATTATTAAAGATCTCGAGTATGCAATGGAGGTTCTTCCTGTAAAATGGGAGAATGCATCGGATGGGGGACGTATAACGAGCGGTAGTGCAGCTGCTATGCTGGCTAAAGTCTACCTGACAATGGCTGGTTACCCGTTGAAGCAAACAGATAAATTAGAGAAAGCAAAAGCTATCTTGCAGGATTTCGTCGATAATAAGAAGTATGGGGCCCATTATCAGTTACTGCCCGAATACGCCCAGCTGTTTGATGAATCCACAGGACCCGGTAATGAAGGCGTTTGGATTATCAATTTTACCAGAGGTACTTATGGACAAGGTAGTCTATGGCATACAGAGTTTGCCCCATTGGAGTTATATTATGCTCAGGGAATAGGACTGACTTATGGTGGTGGATGGAGCAACGGTTTACCTACCGATCGTTTCTACAATAGTTATGATCAGGAAAATGATAAACGTTTCAAACATACCTATTGGAATTCCACAGCGGAGATTCCCGGAGAATATGATGCAATCGTTCCGAAAGATGCGAATGGAAATCCGCAGCATATCACGTTCTATCGTCCTCATATTAAGAAGTTCAGAGAAAAGACTCCGAATGATAACTCTCAGGGAACAGGATTGGATCATTCTATTATTCGTTATGCCGATGTCTTATTGATGTATGCCGAGGTATTAAATGAACTGGGTAGCTCAAAGTGTTACGATTATATTAACCAGGTTCGCGAAAGAGCCGGTTTGGAACCATTAAAGGCGATGAGTAAAGATGAGTTCAGAGAACATCTGAAGTTGGAGAGGGCTTGGGAACTTTGTTTTGAAGGCGATCGTAAATTCGATCTGCTTCGTTGGGGAGTTTATTGTACCCGTACGCCGGAATGGAATCCGCAGGTAAAAGGGAATATCCAGGAAGGAAAGCATGAGTTCTGGCCTATCCCTAAATCACAACGCGACATTAATACAAATCTGACACAGAACCCCGGTTGGTAATTTATGAGTAAAACAGATATATTTAGTAACTAGTAAAACGATCAGTATGAAGTGTATGAAAAAGTTGTTTATTGTACTATTTGTTTTTGCCGCAGGTATTATCCGGGCGCAAACAGAATCGATCACGGTAGGTGGTGACGGGAAATCCTGGACCCTGGAAACCAATTCATCCATCTATCGGATAGGCTCTTCGGAGCAGGGGACGGTAGGTATGTACTATTTTGGTAATAAGAGTCAGGATCCGGCTAAACTTCGTTATCCGCTGGGGGAAGAAGTGACGGTAAGGGGAGGATACTCAACCACCACTCCGATGTTGGAGATTGTTTTTAAAGATCGGGTGAGGGATGTCGAACTTACTTACGTCGGTTCGGAAATACAAACACTGGATGGATATAAAACACTGGTTATCCACCAGAAGGATAAATATTATCCGTTGACTGTTACTGAATATATCCGCGTTTTACCGGAATATGACCTGTTGGAAAAGTGGATGGAAATAAAGAATACCGGCAAGAAGGACGCGATCGAAATAGAGAACGCCCAGTCAGGCACCTTCTTTCTTCCGAAGAATGCTTATGAATTGACGCATCTGTCAGGTATATGGGGCTATGAGTATCAGCCGAATGTGACGAAGCTGACACAGGGTTTGAAAACTTTCCAGGTGAAAGACTTCCGTTCTTTCGGATCTTCTTTCTTTGCGGTTCGTCCTGAAGGGGAACAGATGGAAACCTGCGGGGAAGTATGGTTCGGTAGCCTTCAGTACAGCGGTAACTGGCGTATGGATCTCGAAAAATTCCCGCGTGGGGAAGTTCAGGTAACAGGAGGTATCAACTTCTGGGATCAGTCGCTGATGCTTAAACCGGGAAAGAGCTTTACGACTCCTAAAATGATAATCGGTTACACCCGTCGTGGAATGGAAGGTGTGTCACAGAATCTGGCATCCTATACGCGTGAAAAGGTACTTTATCCGTCCCATCGCTCGAAAGTACGTCCGGTACTGTATAACAGTTGGTATGCTACCACGTTCGACGTGAATGAAGAACATCAGCTGGCTCTGGCAAAGATCGCTAAGGAGTTGGGTGTTGAGGTTTTTGTAATCGATGACGGATGGTTTAAAGGCCGTATCAACGACAAAGGAGGCCTGGGCGACTGGACAGTCGATAAGAATAAGTTTCCTAACGGTTTGCAACCTATGATCGATAAGATCAATGCTATGGGGCTGGATTTCGGTATCTGGATAGAGCCCGAAATGGTCAATCCGAATAGCGACCTGTACCGTGCCCACCCGGACTGGGTATTCCATTATCCTAACCGAACACGGCATGAAGGACGCAATCAGTTGATGTTGAACCTGGCACGTGAAGATGTTTATGAGTATCTGTACGGCAGCTTCTCCAAACTGCTTCGCGAGAATAATATTAAGTTTATCAAATGGGATATGAACAAATCCCTGACCGATCCCGGTTTCCCTTCTGCTCCGACTGACGAACAACGGGCTGTACGTATTAAATATGTGGAGAACCTGTACCGTTTATTCGAAGCGTTGCGTACGGAATTCCCAGATGTATGGTTCGAGAATTGTGCCAGTGGAGGCGGCAGGGTCGATCTGGGTATGATGGCACGTACCGATTTCTCCTGGGCTAGCGATAATACCGATCCGGTGGAAAGGACGTTTATACAATATGCTTTCCTGAATGCTTTCCCGGCCAATTCGATGATCAGCTGGATAACGCATGAAGACTGGCATGGACAAAATCATCCGTTGGAGTTTAAGTTCGATGTATCGATGTGCGGTGTGTTGGGTGTCGGTTATGATATAACGAAATGGACAGATAAGGAAAAGTCGGTAGCCCGCGAGAAGATCGCCCGTTATAAGGAAATCCGGCAGACTGTTCATAATGGCGATCTTTACCGTTTGGTTTCACCTTACGAAAATAACCGGAGCGTACTCCAGTTCGTAAATAAACCGAAGTCGGAAGCTATCGTTTTTGTTTATAACCTGGCAGAATATCCTGATAACGCCATACCGGAGACGAAACGTCCCAAACAGGTGAAGTTGCGCGGTCTTTTACCGGACGCTTCCTACAAAGTGGAAGGAGTAGAAGGAACTTATAAAGGCGCTGAACTGATGGAGATAGGTGTTGTTTTCCCTGTTCATGGTGCTTTCAAGAGCGGTATATTTAAGATTGTAAAACAATAAGGATGTATTTTCAACTATGAAATTACTATCAGC encodes the following:
- a CDS encoding DUF5107 domain-containing protein, whose translation is MTENVKVWEEDILLPTYGIGKAEKNPMFLEKRVYQGSSGVVYPYPVVEKIEDTCEEKSYHAVWLENEYIKVMILPELGGRVQMAYDKIKNRHFIYYNHVIKPALVGLTGPWISGGIEFNWPQHHRPSTFLPIDYTIERCADGSAIVWVSERERMFHQKGMAGFTLRPGRAVLEIQGKLYNPTPVPQTFLWWANPAVAVNDAYQSVFPADVNAVFDHGKRDVSRYPIATGTYYKMDYSAGVDISRYKNIPVPTSYMAIRSKYNFVGGYENDTRAGVLHVANHHISPGKKQWTWGNGDFGQAWDRNLTDTDGPYIELMTGVYTDNQPDFTWLQPYEEKTFTQYFMPYRELGVVKNASSDLLMNIEPDGKGTLLKIFATSVQKDLHITIEKAGEICLDITRDITPENVLEEFVPVDSLCDVKVCICNAKGKQVLTWEPEPDVIKEVPEPAKAALDPADVRTTEQLYLTGLHLEQYRHATYSATDYYREAIRRDPTDVRNNNAMGLWLIRKGQFAQAEPYLRQAVKTLTERNPNPYDGEPLYNLGLSLKYQGKNEEAYDFFYKACWNAAWQDAGYYSLAQLSAAKGEWEEALYEIDKSLLRNWHNLRGRHLKAIILRHLGRNDEAIALIDESLRIDRFNFGCGFEKSLITGNDSDLKTLVALMRSEGHNYSELALDYASAGCWEEALQVAETAIDLQVADQTMLHYYKSWFLIRLDRKKEALAAIREAEQQIPDCCFPNTLEAILALQAVIDFAAEAPKALYYLGNLWYDKRQYPEAIACWEASKKQDETFPTVLRNLSLAYFNKLNKQEEAVVLLEKAFALDPTDARILMELDQLYKRLNRPHADRLAFLDKHKEVAFERDDLYLEYVTLLNQLGQYEEAIRRIDTRQFHPWEGGEGKVPAQYQLARVELVKQLLSEEKYQDALNLIEECFVYPHNFGEGKLYGAQENDFNYYKACALQGLGRNEEATELFLKASVGNSQPAAAMYYNDQKPDKIFYQGLALRKLGREDEARGRFNNLISYGEKHVYDVFKMDYFAVSLPDLQIWEDDMNKKNRIHCNYLMALGHLGLGDTEKAMKYFDIAAEMDNNHQGVQIHREMI
- a CDS encoding sugar-binding domain-containing protein; amino-acid sequence: MLKQFLFVCISLMAFSACRETSPVISLAGEWQFAMDSTDVGVSEKWFARSFDDKIQLPGTTDEAGYGVPNALLPSIGKPQILHLTRKNSYVGPAWYSREVTIPSDWKDKSIELKLERVIWQTRVWVDGNPVSGSCESLISPHVFDLTEYLTPGKHKLTVRVDNRKQHDISVNDMAHAYTNETQIMWNGIIGEISLMAKEALSIEDLQVYPDVFGKQVHVKGKISNRGETTKGILQAVVQKQKNNPITTVTRDMEFPSGETLLDITCPMGDSMEVWNEFTPTLYQLDLKVEAGSVKAGRSTKFGMREFRHNQSDLLLNGNKAFLRGTLECCIFPLTGRPPMEPEGWKKVFLTAREWGLNHLRFHSWCPPEAAFQVADSLGFYLQVELPLWSLKVGQDQKTNEYLYAEADRILSEYGNHPSFCFLSLGNELQPDFNFLSQLLSYVKEKDPRHLYTTTSFTFERGHGDWPEPNDDFFITQWTKKGWVRGQGVFDTESPSFDKDYVASVEGMTVPLITHEVGQYSVYPNLKEIEKYTGVLDPLNFKGVKQELEKKGLLDKADDYLKASGYLAAILYKEEIERAMKTAGCSGFQLLDLHDFPGQSTALVGLLDAFWDSKGVTDAETFRQASSPVSPLVRFPKAVYTTNESFVAAVEIANFTDKELKDQSVSWLLKDDKGKVVNKGIITCPSLAIGLNKLPETIDSPLDQSAATRLTLSVVLDNTPYKNEWSIWVYPARLDLDKGDIVVTRDKNEAGKALAGGKKVLYNPDYKKTVGLEGKFVPVFWSPVHFPKQAGSMGILCDAGHPAFGNFPTGNYTDWQWWSLLKQSKTVVLDSLPAVTPLIEVVDNFANNRRLSNLFETKVGEGKLIFCSMDLLSDWAQRPEARQLYFSLLEYMKSDAFNPSSAMESSVLSRLHTDKTYSGAMKPEDIY